The genomic segment aatttattattgtatttttatacattaaatgcacatttcataattttattaaaacatataatGCCTATTTTGTGTTAAATAATCTGTATTATATAATATGCATTATTAGTTTAAATACatcaaatgttaaataaatggttTATCTGATTATACATTTTTTTGCCAAAATACTTGGGAAACATAAAAAGAACACTAAGGAGAATAATTAGTTATAATTCACAAACCagaatttcacataaataaaagCACATATGGGTTTTTTATTAGAATGTTGAAGGGATAACAGATGTAAAGGCCAAGATAAACAATAAGATGGACAAATTGACGCTGCTATTAAATATTGCAATTTATAATGATAATTGAATTAGTTAACCtgatagcatttttaaaaacttgtgagCACAATACTTGCATTATGATAGTTATTCTTTACTTAGCATTGTGAAATAACCTTTTGCTTCTTGATGCCTTAACACTTAACAAAGCCTtaggataaaaaacaaaaatgggataTGTAGAAAACTTTTCTAATCTCAAAAAGATGATTAAATATCAATTAGATTGTGCTCTAGTTTTGTAAGAAAATGGATGTcatagctatttttattactcATGAAATATTaagtatgtataaaatattaattgcaaTTAATGGAAGTAAATATTTCACAGAAGACAATATTTGAGGTCCTCTGTGGGCCAAAAGATGAACTTAACTGCTCTCAAGGGAGATTGACTACAGATAAGAGTTAGGAGGCTAAAGGCGGCTTCCCGAAATCTCTCATGGTCTATAATACAGCAGAGGTGTGGCCTGGACTTTGCTTTGTTCCCAGATCAAATCTTTTGAGgtcaaaacaaagaaacttgAAATGATTTAGATATTAGTATGACCAGAGGGAAGCCAGATACCAGAATCTAACTCATAATATCCAATGTGTCacatatttatctgttttctctttaaatgtttttttctttttttaacttctggCTCAACATTATTGAAgaggaataaatttttttaacttctagttCAACATTATTGAAAAGGAATATAATGTATTTCCACGTCTTCCAAAAGTTTCTggcattccatttttatttcctgaagtaTTTCCCTTAAACcattataaaatagagaaaaacataaaataaaatttggtaagTGTGAACTTTAGTAGTGTCCAGAAGAGAAGCAATAATTTTACATTCTATCCATCATAGCAGAAATTTGACAATCTAAAATATGGAGGAGACAACTATTAGGATTTTAGCAGACCACGTCTATAGAATACCAGCAGTGCTTAAATAGCTGGAAATTAACTGACTAGTTTCGAATGAATGTGAGAGGGTTTCCTATACAATTCTGGatatttttatgaatgaatgGTTGCATAAGGATGAATGGTCTTATGTGGGACAAAATTTACtaggaaataaaacttttttccatAAAGCTCTGAAAGGAAGATGTTCAAATGGAAGATGCGCTAAGTTATAATCCAAGTGAGAGAGCTGCTGAGACCTAAGGCAAGTAGTTACTTTTCCAATTTATGCTtcagagcaaaatgaaaaatagataaataccacatgttcccttaagctcaaaattaaaaatgtctgtatgtataatatatacacacatttcttGTGAGTCATAGAAGACATCAAACATTAAAGATTTTGATGGAATTACAAGACAAACCAATAAATAAGTGAACATGTTCCCtatttgttaagtaaaataattacattatttactCTATCTTATAGTAAATATAAATCATATAGAGGATGTTCTAGTATCTTGACAATTAgaccaaaatattaatattaaaaataaaatgaataaataaaataacaatattaaaataaaaatatatgttttattcgCTAAAAATCTTTGTTTCTCATATCATAAAAAGAATAATGGGTTATTAACAATCTTGtaattttcacttttatcttTTGATGGAATTAAGAGCACCCATTTTGTATTTAGGTGGTAATATCCTTTAATGTATACatcatggaaaaaaagaaaaacgtatGTTTCTTGTGATTgtttcaacaaaaatataatgatattttGCATTAATGGGACTCAAAGCaggaattatacattttattagcTGTTTCTCAGTGATGCAGCTTATTGTATGAAAATATCCTAACTTCTGCTAGATTTAAAGTAAGAGAACCAGTAAATAGGCtggacatagaaaaaaaattaaaacataatgcaAAAAAGATAGTCAAAATAAAACTCTCATAGACTGTAGAAGATTTTTAGAATTGTATTAATGACGATTATATGGATCATGATGCATTATATCTCTTATCTATTTTTCCTTAATTGTCATTCTaccaaaatatctttaaaagaacaaaaaggagagtagaggagggagagagagaaaggaagcgACATGAACCACACAATGGTCACAGAATTTGTCCTCCTGGGCCTTTCTGATGATCCTGACCTTCAgattgtgatttttctctttttatttatcacATATATGTTAAGTGTTACTGGAAACCTGACTATCATCACCCTGACCTTTGTGGACTCCCATCTGCAGACACCTATGTATTTCTTCCTCCGGAACTTCTCTTTCTTAGAAATCTCATTTACAACTGTATGCATCCCCAGATTTCTGGGGGCAATTATCACCAGGAATAAGACTATTTCCTATAACAACTGTGCAGCccaactctttttctttatattcatggGGGTGACGGAATTTTACATATTAACTGCCATGTCCTATGACCGCTATGTTGCCATCTGCAAGCCCCTTCATTACACAACCATCATGAACAGGAATCTCTGCACCCTACTTGTGTTGTGTGCCTGGCTAAGTGGGTTTCTGACCATTTTCCCACCCCTTATGCTTCTCCTCCAGCTGGATTACTGTGCTTCCAACGTCATTGATCACTTTGCATGTGACTATTTTCCCCTCTTACTACTATCTTGTTCAGATACATGGCTCCTAGAAGTAATTGGTTTTTACTTTGCTTTGGTTACTTTGCTGTTCACTTTGGCATTAGTGATTTTATCTTACATGTACATTATCAGGACCATTTTAAGAATCCCATCTGCCAGTCAAAGAAAAAAGGCTTTCTCCACTTGTTCCTCTCACATGATTGTCATTTCCATTTCTTATGGAAGCTGTATATTCATGTATGCTAAtccagctgcaaaagaaaaggcaTCATTGACAAAAGGAGTAGCTGTTCTCAATACATCCATTGCCCCCATGCTGAACCCTTTCATTTACACTTTGAGAAACCAGCAAGTAAAACAAGCCTTCAAAAGTGTGGTCCATAAAGTTGTGttttatgcaaaaaaaatgaatttttggtCAAAGAGCCctataaaaaaacaagaaaaattttgaaatttctcaATATCTCTGTAAGTATCCTTGCTCTCCTAGTTTCTTTATATGCTGCATTatagttaattttataatttccctgTCCATTTCTTCCACTTCTATACAAGTTTCTCCACTGCATTGTTTAATGacttactggaaaaaaaagtaaaatttattttccttacaaaattgtctggaaattatatatatttatttaaaactcaGCTTGTGTATgattttatagtaaaataattttactatagTAATTTTAATTCTGTATGTCACTTCCTTAAAGGCACATATGTCCTCATGTCGTACTTCAAATGTAGTTTCAAACTTTagtttcttctgtattttcaacATAAATATTGATAATGTCATAACACTTTTAGACTCTACATGTTCTCTATCATGTTCACTAAATTCAGCGCCTGGAGGTACTATGCTCTGTTGCATTGTACTTTAAATGTAGAGATTTATTTGATGAAATTTAGTGCAtgccacttttattttctttgtaaattaagttccttatttaaaatacaagaataaattttaaaagcaccataattttttatttatacaaatatcaATTCAATTATTAATTATTAGGCTTGAGGTATAAGTCACTGATAAATGGTTGGACTATAGGAGAATTCCATCTTCAAATGTTCATTTTACTTCCATGTTCTCCCAAATGATGTTAGTAAAAAACTTTAGGTCTAACACACTTCATTTACAAATTTGTATACTGCTGTAACTtacaaagtaaaatgtaaaaaaaaagatttcaaataattgtaaaaaaattaaaactttaattgtatagattttaacatatttcaaataattttgagtCTTTTATGTCTCAACTATTTGCTGGTAAGATCTGGAAACCAAAGTCTTCCAAGACGAACAATTAACTTGGAGACATCTCTGAGGAACTTAATCTTTAGGAATCTGTGATACTTTAAAAGTTAACCTATGcctatatttgaaataattttaaatacctttCACATGTGCCTTTTGTTGtttgttcacttatttatttataaatgtatctACTAAAGAAACCATTCAGTGATTTAAAAGATTTGTTCTTGCTCTCACACAGATCTagtaagagagaaaaacataaacaaatgaatgatcACAATGCAATTTCATATGTTGTACCTCTATGaagaatatattatatagatatgtaCATATGTTGAGATCTAAATGATAATAGTCTTACaacattaataatattaataatttgaaaagaCATATGGATAAGGAAGTTagaataattgttatttttatttattctatcagGATAGCCATGATGAAGATAACAggtaaagaaaaaagtacaatatCAGAAAGCCTCAGATAAATAGACATACCACTCAGATCTAACAGTTAGTACTTACAATGTCAGACACATTACTAAGTGCAtaaacttaattatttctttgCACTGTTATGACATATATAgtcatattttttttcagttgttaaaTGACTTGATCAAAGTTATCACATAAATGATATGaatagattttattcttttaaactcTCCTGGCTTATTCAAACAAAATCTGTAATTCTGATCAACttcattacattaaaatatttttataagtataatATTTGGTGTGTGCAActccagcaaaaagaaaaagttgtgttcatatatgtgtattttgGTTCCATCAAAATGTTAGATTTTAATTTTGTGGCTTTATATCTATAATTACCTAACAAACTATAAGCAATGAGAAACATGTTTCTCTTTGGTTAAATGAGTTGCAGACCATTTGTTGAATTTTTGAGTTATGACGCTTGACCTTCAATTTGCCATCAGTAAGAACTTAAATTAGATCATGCTAGCTTTTTGAAGCTAATCCTTCAGTTttgatattattttctaattgtgaTATCAATTACAAAATacatggaaactttttttttactaAGAAATGTTATTCAAATGCAACATGAGTATGTGAAGAGCCTATGAGATGAAAGTCTTAGATTTTGTTGCAAGTCCATGGCTTTGTTTGGCTGTCAGGAAGGTGGAACTGCCTCCCTAACAGGTAGAGACAGTACTCCTTGCAAGCAGTCATCAGTCAAGTTGCCTATGAAATTtttggataaaataaatattaacagtaaGGAGAATAGTGATAATTGAATTCATGTTGAAACAATGTGTCTTCATTCCCATTTATTTGGATTTAGACCAAGGTAATTTGCTACTCAACACAAGGAATTGAGAGTAGACGGATTCACTGTGAAAATGATGCTTTCACTCTCATCGTGTGGGTGTTTTACGTTAACATGCTGAGTTACTGCTGTAATAAGAACTTTGGCTATCAGGAAAAAACTCTGTCTCCTTGAGAAAGTTATTTTCTGTGCCTCATTTGCCACATAAATTTATGAACGTTTCATGGCCTCATTTTCCACATAAACTTATGAACGTTTCGTGGCCTAATACATATAGGAAGCTCCCCCTTATATGTAATGCAGGGTGGTTTTTCTGTTGTTactagttttgttttggttttgggttttggttgtttttttgttttttttgttttttttttccaggcagggtctggctctgtgccccagtctggagggcagtgtcgcgatctcggctcactgcaaccctcgcctcctaggctcaagggatcctcccacatcagcctcctgagtagctgggaatacaggtctGCCCGAACCACcgcaactggctaatttttgtattttttggtagagatagggtttcgccatgttgccagtctggttttgaactcccaggctcaagggatccacctgccttactgtgctgctggatttggtttgccagtattttgttgatgatttttgcatttatatatatcaaggatattggccagaagttttcttttttagttatgtctctgccaggttttggtatcaggatgatgctggcctcatagaaggagttagggagaagtcctccctcctcaattttttagaatactttcagtgggaatggtaccagctcttccttgtacaaCTAGGAGAATTCACCTGTAAATCTCTCTGGTCCCGGGCTTTTTTCGTTGGTAGTCTATTTGTTACttactcaatttcagaacttgttattgctCAGTTCAAAGATTCAATTTTTTCCTGATCCAGTCTTGGGATgatatatgtgtccaggaattcatccatttcttccagattttatcatttatgtgcatagaggtatttataatattttctgagggtttgtatttctgtggggtgagTGGCAATATCCCCCTTGTCATTTCTGACTATGTTTTTTgaatcctctttcttttcttctttattagtctaactagtggtctattttattaattttctcataaaaaCATATATTGAATTGTTAATCTTTTGagtggtttttcatgtctcaatttccttcagttctggtctgattttggttatttcttgtcttctgctacctttggAATTTGTTTACTGTTGGTTCTCTACTTCTGTcggttgtgatgttaggttgttaatttgaaatcttcTAATTTTTGActtggacatttagtgctataaattttcccatTAACACTGTTGTAGCTGTGAcccagaggttctggtatgttgtatctttgttctcattagtttcacagaacttcttgatttctgccttaacttCATTCTTTATCCAAatgtcattcagaagcaggttattgAATTTCTGTGTAATTGTATGAAttaagtgaatttcttagtcctgatttctaatttgattgcactgtagtctgagagattgttatgatttcagtattttgcatttgctgaagagtgttttatgTCCGTAGTTGATTTTACAAGTGACTGATTTAGAGTATTTGCCATGTGGcagtgagaagaatgtatgttctgttgttttggggtagagAGTACTATAGATAtatatcaggtccatttgatccagtgctgagttcaggttcTGAATACCTtcgttaattttttatatttatgatctatctaatattgtcagtggcaTGTTAAAGTCTGCCACTGTTATTGcatgggagtctaaatctctttgaagatctctaaaaacttgttttatgaatctgagtgcttcTGTGTTGAGAGCACCAGTATTAATCCTTCTGCCACTTGCTTTAGTTTCAGTGTTCATATCACAGAGTGGTTCAtgtcataaaagaagtcaaaagaatTCTTGAATAATCGGAACCCTTGTGCCAGATTGTCTAgtgtaaatatgttttctagCACTGCTTCTTCTGTATCTTCTTCCTCATCATCTGGCTCTGGTTTGGGAGCACTTATCTCCATTGGGTTATCTGCTGTTTTCTCCTTTAGTGGTGTCTATTAGCTCTTGAAGTTCTCCAAGATACATATCTTGAACTCCTTTAcccgcccccttttttttttttttttttttttttttttttttttttttttttttggccatatcCACAATCTCTTCCATGATTTTCTTGATTGTTTCTGTCttaaatcctgtgaagtcatgcaCAACATCTGGACAGCTTTCTCCAGCACAAATTTATTGTTTTGGGCTTGATGGCTTTCACAGCTTTTTCTGTAACAATGATGGCATCTTAAATAGTGTAAACTTTTCAGACGTTGATGATGTTCTCTCAGAGATCTGTTCTATAATATTGACGATCCTTTCCATAGAGTACCATGAATAATGAGCCTTAAAGGTCCTTAAAACCCCTAATCTAAAGGGTGAATTGGAGACTTGTGTTTGGGGTCAAGTAGATTACTTTGGTGCCTTCTGCATTGAACTTACGCGGTTTGGGGGGCCAACGGTATTGCCCAATATCAAAAGAACTATAAAATGCAGTCTCTTACTGGCAAGGTACCTCCTGACTTCAGAGATGAAGCACTGCGAAACCAATCTAGAAAAAGGGTTCTTGTTCACTCTTTCTGGTTGTACAACCAAGACTGGCAGgtggcatttattttttctttcaaagatcaGGGATTGGAGGCTTTATAAATAAGAGCAGTTCTGATTATAAATCCAACTGGATTTGCACAAGAATTAGAGTTagccttcccttctttccttaaATCGTGGTGCTCATTTCTCTTCCTGACTAATAAGTGCCCTtagtgaaaatttttttctagaatagtGCACTTTTGTCCGCATTAAAAAAACTGTAAGGGCAAATGTCGtttctcctcaatgattttcttaatagtgCTTGGGAATTTGTCTATGGCCTCTTGGTCAGCAGAAACTGCTTCTTCAGTTAAtttccttatttcattttttacaatGGTCCTTAcattggattcatttattttgaaatagtggGCCACCACAGCTGCAGACTTCAATCTCTGGTACATATTAAACAACTCaagtttttcttgtaatgtcatatttttccactttttgggGGCACTTTCACCATCAGTAGTGACACTTCACATGGGTCTCACATTTCTAGGCTACATGGTTTACCTgcaagtttttttaaattgttgcaaATCTCCAAAAGTTTTCCCAATATAGTTATTGAAAAAAAGTTCATATAGAAGTAGACCTGTGCAATTAAAACacatgttgttcaaggatcaaccatactgtaaaattatgtataatttgttttcactttatatttaaatttttcctcaCAATAActccatgaaatattattttgatttaaaaaatgaaaaaagctaaaattcagagatattaaataatttgttcaaagtCACAATATTGTATGTAgctaaattacatttataatccAAAACCCATAGGTTGCTCCATTAGTCCcacaaattataaattaatgttGTTATGGTTTTCATAAGAACATTTTAATGTCCTACTTTTCAGGAGAACTTctgatttttaagttaaaaatcatCTTCAACTACAAATGGCTAGTTAACAAATAGAGACACTTGGAATATAAATAGAACATATCTGAAAACCTACAGATTTTGAGAGTAATTTGGATGATTACTATTTTCAatttctgttagaaaaaaattaaaagtcattttCCCCCGCTGAGGACTCCAAGGAAACAATTCTGTACTAAGTATAGGAATATCATAAGACAATTCCAAAGTAATAATCTGTAAGGTGAAATCTGAGAAAAGTTTAAACTGATTTTTATGAAGCTTTTGGCATTTAACCAGATTATATTATTGCACTCTGTATGTTagtgtgtacccattgtttaacttccacttataagtgagaacatatagtgtttgactttctgcttctgagttatgttacttaggataatggcctccagttctatccatgttgctgcaaaagacattattttattctttttatggctgagtagtattccatggtatataatttatgcatatatataccatattttctttatcagtcatctgttgatggacacttagattgattacATGACTCTGCTGTGGTAAATAGTGTTGTGATAAACAAACGAACGCAAATATCGTTTTTATTTagtggtttattttcctttgcgtactcagaagtgggattgctggatgaaatgGTAGCTATATTTTTAGTTCATTAATAAGTCTCCAAATTGTCTTCCATAggggttgcactaatttacatcaCTACCAATAGTTaagaagcattcccttttctccctatgcttgccagtatctgttttgttttgtttatttttcttttaatactagTCAAAGAAATGCAACTTTTAGCAAATATTGCTCTGACACTGGTAGTGGGACTTGAGAAGGGTTTCCCTAAATTCAAAGgaccggccgggcatggtggctcatgcctgtaatcccagcactttgggaggccaaggcgggtggattatgaggtcaggagatcgagaccatcctggctaacacggtgaaaccccgtttctactaaaaatacaagaaattagccgggagtggtggcaggtgcctgcagtttcagttactcaggaggctgaggcaggagaacggcatgaacccgggaggcagagtttgcagtgagccgagatcgtgccactgcactccagactgggcaacagagcgagattccatctcaaaaaaaaaaaaaaattcaaaggaccAATACAGGCATAAAACTCCCCATAGGTCCTTAACATTGTCCGTTTCAGAAGACAATTAAGTCAAACTGGAAATCCAAAGCTGTGTTTTCTACTATCTCAGTGAAATAGAAAAGTCTCTTTTCTGGGTTGCCAAAATTCAAGAGATACGCTTATATAAGTATGCTAATTCTCCTGAAGATAGGTCCAGATTTTCTGGAAGAAATGTATGGATTAGTACAGTTGCAGAATAATCAAATTCTAAATCAAAGTTTCACACATTCATTATCACATGTGGTTTATATATTTGCCTCCTTTACActaataattatgtttttatactttcttatcaatatttattaaatgactaATACCAATGATTCATCTGTATTTTCTACTGATGCCTCACCTTGGCACACTTTGCTTGCATAATGAATTCCCATGAGCCAACAAGAAAGacacataaaataaatctaaCTCCATTTGTGTAGCATACATAGAGAGGGATATTCCTTATTTTCTATTGTTCAAATCAGCATTTTCAGGAAAATGTAACATTGTCTGAAGCCTAAGGGaagtattaattaaattttatgaatatataattataaggttttaaaatattattttaaatgttttcataaattcAAAGAAGAATGTTTTAACAAGTGTTTGTGTATTACatggaaaggagaaaatggaagactACTTTACTAACCAATCCAGGTATAACTATGTTTATAAATGGATCTTGGGtaagagagaggaaaagcaggAATTCATTGTAACATAATAAAATGTTCCAACAATTTTACAATATCAGGAATTAAGAGTATTGTGGGTCAAATATTATATTCTAGGGGAGAACTGTAAGGTCTAAAAGCCATGAAAAATaactacatttattttacaagtccaaaagaaaccaaataaattGATAAATCGATTTTCCAGCTCTGAAATTACATGGTTATTTAAGAAAGCTAGATGGTAGAATTTGAGATAAAATTACTGAGAAAAACCAAGGAGTAAGTAAGTTtgttacttttaaatttcatacatattattccactttatttacatattttaaaagattatttgcaCATATGATTGTGGACTTACAGCCCTTACAGTAGTAAAAGTTTTATGGTTGTTTATTACTGAGAAGACTATAAATGTAGTCCCAAAGCAGAAACACAGCAGTAACTCttggtttgttcatttttctaaataagttTGGATGTTATGCTGTGGtagaaataggattttaaaaaggcatttgctATTTGAAATACTTATTTCCCATTAAGTCTTATTTTGACCATCTACTTGTTTCTTTGCTATAACAATattgttataaaagaaaaaactacaaaacaaaaaaatattgtatatgatatgaattaaaatgtttttaggcaattatttgttttttcaacagatgttttcctttattattcttctcatctttttgctaaaaaagaaaaaaaaagtggatcaGGGAAGGTGCTAGCATCAACCAAGCCCATAAGTAATACCAGGAGGCAATGCCAGCAAAACTGTCTATCCCAGGAATAGAcatgcattattttttctaaagtgaGATGGTTTACTGTGGTGACGAGTTGTTTAACCTCATGAAAGTCTCCTAACCTATATGAGACTGAGTTTCTCAAAATATGACACTTCAAGATAGAACTAAATAACATCAGTAAATTTTTAAACTCTATATTTAGATTGTTCTACATTCCAGATTGATTTAAGTAACTGGAAGGTTAGTTTTGAAGAAATATTAGAAGAAGTGGCTTCTGTTTAAATGTTAGcatcataattttttattcatggcctgtaataatgtattttcagtgaagaaagactgatatttcacttcttatattatttattactgGAATGAAAGGCAGATTGGAAACCACAGAGGGTTGCTAATGGGGAACccttaaaattttatagattattcattaattatgtatattttttaaatgttatgccTGTCTtcaacagttttaattttttttaacattctgtaGGGGaaacatacattttctcttctaaaggagaaaataaagatctGCAATGAAAAACTACACAGCACCCACAGAATTCATTCTTCTAGGGCTATCAGATGACCCGGAGTTTCAgattgtgatttttctctttttaattatcATGTATATATTAAGTGTCACTGGAAACTTGACCATCATCACTCTCACCTTAGTGGACTCCCATCTACAGACCCCCATGTACTTCTTCCTTAGGAACTTTTCTGTATTAGAAATAACTTTTACAACTGTCTGTATCCCTAGATTTCTGGCCACCATTATCACCAGAGACAAAACGATTTCATACAATAGTTGTACAGCtcagttatttttcttcatctttatggGTATAACTGAATTTTACCTTCTAACAGCCATGTCCTATGATCGTTATGTAGCCATCTGTAAACCCCTGCATTATATGACCATCATGAACAAGAGAATCTGcatattgcttgttttttgtgCTTGGTTGGCAGGGTTCTTAAATATATTCCCACCAGTTATTCTTTTTCTCCAGTTAGATTACTGTGGCTCCAATGTCATTGATCACTTTGCTTGTGACTATTTCCCCCTATTGCAATTATCCTGCTCAGACACATGGCTCCTAGAAGCGATTGGTTTTTACTCTGCAATAGTAATTCTGCTTTTCACTTTGGCATTAATCATTCTATCCTACATGTTTATCATTAGGACAATTTTGAAACTTCCTTCTGTTAGTCAGCGAAAAAAGGCATTTTCTACATGTTCCTCCCACATGATTGTCATTTCCATTTCCTATGGAAGCTGCATATTCATGTATGCTAATCCCTCTGCAAAAGAAAGAGCGTCGTTGACCAAAGGAGTAGCTATTCTCAATACCTCCATTGCTCCTATGATGAATCCGTTTATATACACCCTGAGGAACGAGCAAGTGAAGCAAGCCTTTAAGGGCACCATCCAAAAGGTTATGTTTTTCTCTGGTAAATGAAAGTATTAATAAggctttaaaaaatcaagttacaGTAAATGCTTTCTATTATACATATCCTCTCAACACCCTCTTTCCTTCATTA from the Macaca thibetana thibetana isolate TM-01 chromosome 11, ASM2454274v1, whole genome shotgun sequence genome contains:
- the LOC126931606 gene encoding olfactory receptor 6C3, giving the protein MNHTMVTEFVLLGLSDDPDLQIVIFLFLFITYMLSVTGNLTIITLTFVDSHLQTPMYFFLRNFSFLEISFTTVCIPRFLGAIITRNKTISYNNCAAQLFFFIFMGVTEFYILTAMSYDRYVAICKPLHYTTIMNRNLCTLLVLCAWLSGFLTIFPPLMLLLQLDYCASNVIDHFACDYFPLLLLSCSDTWLLEVIGFYFALVTLLFTLALVILSYMYIIRTILRIPSASQRKKAFSTCSSHMIVISISYGSCIFMYANPAAKEKASLTKGVAVLNTSIAPMLNPFIYTLRNQQVKQAFKSVVHKVVFYAKKMNFWSKSPIKKQEKF
- the LOC126931145 gene encoding olfactory receptor 6C3-like; this encodes MKNYTAPTEFILLGLSDDPEFQIVIFLFLIIMYILSVTGNLTIITLTLVDSHLQTPMYFFLRNFSVLEITFTTVCIPRFLATIITRDKTISYNSCTAQLFFFIFMGITEFYLLTAMSYDRYVAICKPLHYMTIMNKRICILLVFCAWLAGFLNIFPPVILFLQLDYCGSNVIDHFACDYFPLLQLSCSDTWLLEAIGFYSAIVILLFTLALIILSYMFIIRTILKLPSVSQRKKAFSTCSSHMIVISISYGSCIFMYANPSAKERASLTKGVAILNTSIAPMMNPFIYTLRNEQVKQAFKGTIQKVMFFSGK